One stretch of Euphorbia lathyris chromosome 7, ddEupLath1.1, whole genome shotgun sequence DNA includes these proteins:
- the LOC136200959 gene encoding probable mitochondrial adenine nucleotide transporter BTL3, which produces MSGFEVWLRNSLSQDQSQSPFSFDLSSSSTSFPSGGLFLEPTISSSFVSLISCRSNSISVSNLVSCKHTDFRGFWIERNSQAAPSGLFLSVSLSNDGPEFGQESKACLLQNGDGKTAVEEEKLLSGGNAVLEGRKKRKKVMIRGRRAAVNTTMHLWAGAVAAMVSRTFVAPLERLKLEYMVRGEQKHIVELIKTIATTQGLKGFWKGNLVNILRTAPFKAINFCAYDTYRKQLLRLSGNEETTNFERFIAGAAAGVTATILCIPLDTIRTKLVAPGGEALGGVLGAFRYMIQTEGFFSLYKGLVPSIISMAPSGAVFYGVYDILKSAYLHSPEGRKRIENMEQHGEELNAFEQLELGPIRTLLYGAVAGACAEAATYPFEVVRRQLQLQVRSTKMSALATCLKIVEQGGIPAMYAGLIPSLLQVLPSAAISYFVYEFMKIVLKVE; this is translated from the exons atgtCAGGATTTGAAGTTTGGTTGAGAAATTCACTCTCGCAAGACCAATCCCAAAGTCCATTTTCATTCGATTTAAGTTCGAGTTCTACCTCATTTCCATCTGGTGGTTTATTTCTCGAACCtaccatttcttcttcttttgttaGTCTTATTTCTTGTAGAAGTAATTCAATTAGTGTTTCGAATTTAGTTTCTTGTAAACACACGGATTTTAGGGGTTTTTGGATAGAAAGGAATAGTCAAGCGGCTCCTAGTGGTCTCTTTTTGTCGGTGAGCTTGAGCAACGATGGACCGGAGTTTGGGCAGGAATCGAAGGCGTGTCTCTTGCAGAATGGGGATGGTAAGACGGCCGTTGAGGAGGAAAAGTTGCTCAGCGGAGGTAATGCTGTTttagagggaagaaagaagaggaagaaggttATGATACGAGGACGACGTGCTGCAGTCAACACCACCATGCATTTGTGGGCTGGAGCTGTTGCAGCAATGGTTTCAAG AACTTTTGTTGCTCCTTTGGAGAGATTAAAGCTGGAATATATGGTTCGTGGTGAGCAAAAGCATATCGTTGAGCTCATTAAGACAATTGCAACTACTCAAGGATTGAAAGGATTTTGGAAGGGGAACCTTGTTAACATTCTCCGTACAGCTCCATTTAAAGCAATCAATTTTTGTGCATATGATACATATAGGAAACAATTGCTCAGACTCTCAGGGAACGAGGAAACCACAAATTTTGAAAGATTCATTGCTGGTGCCGCAGCTGGAGTTACTGCTACCATACTCTGTATACCACTTGACACT ATCAGGACCAAGCTTGTCGCACCTGGTGGGGAAGCTTTGGGTGGGGTTCTTGGTGCTTTTCGCTACATGATCCAAACTGAAGGATTTTTTTCCCTTTACAAGGGTCTAGTGCCTTCTATTATAAGCATGGCACCTTCAGGAGCAGTTTTCTATGGTGTGTATGACATATTGAAGTCTGCGTATCTGCATTCTCCTGAAGGAAGAAAAAGGATTGAGAATATGGAACAACATGGGGAGGAATTGAATGCTTTTGAGCAACTAGAGTTGGGACCAATCAGGACATTACTATATGGGGCTGTTGCTGGTGCTTGTGCAGAAGCTGCTACTTACCCATTTGAAGTTGTGAGGAGACAACTTCAACTCCAAGTCCGGTCTACCAAAATGAGTGCACTTGCAACCTGTTTGAAGATTGTTGAGCAAGGGGGAATTCCAGCTATGTATGCAGGACTTATTCCCAGCTTACTACAG GTACTTCCTTCAGCAGCAATTAGTTACTTCGTTTACGAGTTCATGAAGATTGTTCTTAAAGTAGAATGA